A window from Nitrospira sp. ND1 encodes these proteins:
- the glyA gene encoding serine hydroxymethyltransferase produces MQELIGSLDALKSTDPETYEAIVAEEQRQRDKLLLIASENFASPAVLAAQGSVMTNKYAEGYPGKRYYGGCQHVDTVESLAIERAKQIFGAEHVNVQPHSGSQANMAAYLSVLKPGDTILGLDLAQGGHLTHGSKVNFSGIIFRAFSYGVDRQTETIDYGAVQKIAEECRPRMLVVGASAYARTLDFPKFQEIAKSVGAYLLVDIAHIAGLIAAGLHPNPVPYADFVTTTTHKTLRGPRGGVTMCKAEYAKAVDKIIFPGLQGGPLMHVIAAKAVAFKEALSPAFKRYQQQVLANARTLAQGLVDRGYKIVSGGTDTHLMLVNLTNKGITGKEADAALDAAGIIVNKNAVPYDEKPPATASGIRIGSPIVSTRGMREAEMREIVALIDRVLQHPQDQQVQAEVRAQAKTLCNRFPIFHAYDSSPA; encoded by the coding sequence ATGCAGGAGCTGATCGGTTCGTTGGACGCATTGAAATCAACCGACCCTGAAACCTACGAGGCTATCGTCGCCGAGGAGCAGCGGCAACGGGACAAGTTGCTGTTGATCGCCTCGGAAAATTTCGCCAGCCCCGCCGTCTTGGCCGCCCAGGGCAGCGTGATGACGAATAAGTATGCCGAAGGGTATCCCGGCAAGCGCTATTACGGCGGTTGCCAGCATGTCGATACGGTTGAAAGCCTCGCCATCGAACGCGCGAAACAGATCTTCGGCGCCGAGCACGTCAACGTGCAGCCGCATTCGGGATCGCAAGCCAATATGGCCGCGTACCTGTCCGTGCTCAAGCCGGGCGACACGATTCTGGGATTAGACCTCGCCCAGGGCGGACACCTCACCCACGGCAGCAAGGTGAATTTCTCCGGCATCATTTTCCGTGCATTTTCGTATGGCGTCGATCGCCAGACCGAAACCATCGATTATGGGGCGGTTCAGAAGATCGCCGAGGAATGCCGTCCTCGCATGTTGGTGGTGGGAGCCAGCGCCTACGCCCGCACCCTCGACTTCCCCAAGTTTCAGGAAATCGCCAAGTCGGTGGGCGCGTACCTGCTGGTCGATATCGCGCACATTGCCGGGTTGATCGCAGCCGGGTTGCATCCCAATCCCGTCCCCTACGCGGATTTCGTCACGACCACGACGCATAAAACGCTGCGTGGCCCACGCGGTGGCGTCACCATGTGCAAAGCCGAATACGCCAAGGCCGTCGATAAGATTATCTTCCCCGGCCTGCAGGGCGGCCCCCTCATGCATGTGATTGCCGCCAAAGCCGTCGCATTCAAAGAAGCGCTGTCGCCCGCGTTCAAGCGGTACCAGCAGCAGGTGCTCGCCAACGCGCGCACGCTGGCGCAGGGACTCGTCGACCGTGGCTATAAAATTGTGTCGGGGGGAACCGATACCCACCTGATGCTGGTCAACCTTACCAACAAAGGCATCACGGGGAAAGAAGCCGACGCCGCCCTCGACGCCGCCGGCATCATCGTCAACAAGAACGCCGTCCCCTACGACGAAAAACCGCCGGCCACGGCCAGCGGCATCCGGATCGGCAGCCCCATCGTCTCGACGCGCGGCATGCGCGAGGCAGAGATGCGAGAGATCGTGGCGCTGATCGATCGTGTGTTGCAGCATCCCCAGGATCAGCAGGTGCAGGCCGAGGTGCGGGCGCAAGCAAAAACGTTGTGCAATCGTTTTCCCATCTTTCATGCCTACGATTCGTCTCCCGCTTAG
- the nrdR gene encoding transcriptional regulator NrdR → MKCPFCDDVEDKVVDSRMAKEGEVIRRRRECLSCKRRYTTYERVEETMPAVVKKDGRREPFDRSKIVSGLKKACEKRPISTATIETVTDRIEKRIQDLGETEIVSTAVGEEVMRELSQLDQVAYVRFASVYREFKDIDQFMDEIKALAQQRRER, encoded by the coding sequence GTGAAGTGTCCTTTCTGCGACGATGTCGAGGACAAAGTCGTCGATTCGCGGATGGCCAAAGAAGGCGAGGTCATCCGGCGGCGACGCGAATGCCTGTCGTGCAAACGCCGGTACACCACCTACGAACGGGTCGAAGAAACCATGCCCGCCGTCGTAAAAAAGGACGGACGACGGGAGCCGTTTGATCGGAGCAAGATCGTGTCCGGGCTCAAAAAAGCCTGCGAAAAACGCCCGATCAGCACCGCGACCATCGAAACCGTCACCGATCGCATCGAAAAGCGCATCCAGGATTTAGGTGAAACCGAGATCGTGAGCACCGCCGTCGGTGAGGAAGTCATGCGAGAACTGTCTCAACTCGATCAGGTCGCCTATGTTCGATTCGCCTCCGTGTATCGGGAGTTTAAAGACATCGACCAGTTCATGGACGAGATCAAAGCCCTGGCCCAGCAGCGCCGGGAGCGTTAA